TTCGTGTCTCCTCTCCTCCTTTGACAATTCAACATTGCACACCTCTCTGCACTTAATTGTATCTGccgtgtgtctgcccatttcacccatGTGCCAATTTCAACGTGAATTCTGCTGCCATCTCATCATTGTTTACTACTTGTCCgacttttgtgtcagctgcaaactttgaaaatatGTCTCTTTATGGCAACTctcggtcattaacatatatcaaaatGAGCAGCGATCCGAATGGACGCCTGGGAAACGCCACTGCACAGCTCCCGCCACTCTGGAAAGTGTCGTCCAACAACAGAACTGTTATTGACAGCCATTTAATCCACAAAAGAGACAGTGCTTTCAATACCAATTCATCTTCTTTGCTTAAGGAGCGAACTTTACAATGTTGTTTTTCAGTCTGTCTGCCAGTGTAagatctccctatctctctccctattAATCAATCTAGCTATGCATATTGTGATGATCCCCATACAGATGTACAAACCAAAAACGACCGAATTTATCGAAAGAGCCCAACTGAAAAAAAAGAAACAGATAAGTTTTCACCTTTAATAACCTTTATTTTAACAAACCAAAAATCCACATAaagtaaacatgaattaacagacaaatcccaGTCTATATATACacatattacaaattacaccttaactattGGATGCAACAAAGGTCGATCTcgtggatttactgggcagtccactcagcactTTTGCCACCAATTACAGCCGCCAAGTTTTTCAAAGCTCTGAACTTGCTCAGGTGGTTCTGCAGAGTCTGTCCTTCAAGGTGCAGTCACTGATGCTCACCCGACAGCTATTCCACTTCCACCGGTATGGCCTTCACCAAAACCATAGCACGACCCCAAGATCTTCCTGAACTCTGTTCAGGACAGCCTTACCTGAAGTAACTCAAACAGCTGCAGCCACTCGTACTTGCTCCCGGATTCAGCTTCCACTCCCTTCACTCCTCCTGCACTCTGCAACCTTGTGATCTGAGCCTGGGCGGCTCTCAGtctgttttatctggttccaaccagctctgtttccccccacccccaaaaccctgAAATTTTTGGTTTCACTTTTAGTTAGGGACTCTCTCAGAATCTTGCCTGTGAAAAGTGATTAGTCACATTAATCCTGAATGCAGAGGTCTAATTTTAAAACAGATATTGCAGATTCCCTCATCACAGAAAATAGCTTCGCCTGTATCTACACCACCGAATTCCATCATCGCTCTGAACATCTCCATTAGATCACTCGTCCGCCTTTTGCTCTCAGTGGAGTACAAGGCAGGTTTATgcatcatgccctcataatttaacccttgaagcacCGGTGGCACTTCAATAAATCTACGCTtacccctcacccccatccccccccccccccccctccaaggcCAGTGAGGTTGCGGTGTCCAGAATAGAACGGAATGCTCCAATCTAACTAAAGCATGACTTTCCACCCTTTGGGAATCCAACTTTCTTCAGGTAAAAGCCCATTACAAACACATCCACAATTTCCCCACCTCCTTTAAGCAATTCATTACGGTTCTACCCATCGGGCACTCGACTTGTCCCCATCTGACGACCCGTTATTTGTTCCGTTACCATTTTAAAGACATATGAAATTCTCTAAATTAGAGCCATATCGTCATTTACAccagggaaggaggccatttgacccatcaagtccattCCAGTTCCCCCTTCGTTCCCTCAACTTGTTGCTTAGCTTCCCCTGTATAAGTGTCTTGCTCTATTGTGAAAAAAGATACAAAGCACACATTTAACAAGTCTGCCCTTTCCGGATTGTCTAATAGAATTTACCCTGTAAATGTTTTTAATGGTTCCATCTCCCATACTTGTCTATTAATATATTTTATTTAAAAGGGTACTGTTAGCTTTAGTGCCCCTTTGGAATGTATGTTCATATTCTCTTCACGGTTCTCTTTATTTGCAGCATCTTGTTGTTTGATTTATAGTTGGCCTAGTCTGCTGGATTTCTACTTGTTGGCATTTTTGTAAGCCTTTTGTTTGAACTTGCTCTTTGGCACAGACCGAAGGTAATGAGAAATATATCTGTTTGGGAATGCATGTGTTATTAAACCTATGTGCCTTTGATTCAGAGTGGCAACATTTCAGCTTCCTTTGTGTCCTAACAGTCTCCAACTATTGTTGTTCTCACAGTGACGGCCAGTAACAGCATCACGGTTAATGAATCCCTCACTGCTCTTGTTGGGCGTGAAGTGATGCTTCCCTGCCAGATACCAAAGCACACAAAATTCGTGCAGCTTTCCTGGATAAAGGCGGCTGAGAAGAAAGCCTTGGTGGTATATAACCCTTGGTATGGGATGCAATTCTCAAATGAAGAGTACTCCAGACGGATAGTTTTCAGAAACCATTCTCTGCAGGACGGATCAATCGTTATAAAGTCTTTGGAAATACAGGATGGGGGTTATTACTCATGCCAGCTGGCATTGTTTCCGCAGGGAAGCCAAATTAAAAGAATAAGTTTAACTATTCTGGGTATGTATTATGTGTGAAGATTTATCGGTGGGAATGTAATATCGATGCAGTGAGGGAGTTGTGGTGAATCTTGGATTGTGTACCTGGGTGCGAATTTAGTTCCCATGCAATTATCATCAAAAATAATCATTGCATATTTTCAACTATCTATTCTAGTCACATTCTAACTTCTATTTTTTTTGGCAGACAGCTCACAGTTATTAATCAGATAATTAGTTATTGTTTGCTTTGTGGTTGCGTGTTCAAAATGTATTCATAGGAACTACGGTACATCATATTTGCCCTCTACCATCATGGTGGTCACATTCTGCAATGCTTTCAGAGTTGTAGCTTAATCAGAGCAATCTATCCCTATCGGTTAATGTACAACAGACACAGACATGATGTGAGAAAACTCTTCAGTGTTGTAGCGGTGCATCTGACCGAGAGCAAACTGAATTGCGAACAAATCATTTTCTTTGTAGCATTACCGCTCATTCCTTCCTTTCCCGCATTGCTGCCTTCCCAttttccttctccccccccccccccgttattTCTTACTCCCGTCCTCTCTCTTTCTATAATGTTATCCGTTATGCGGTTGGACCAATCGATCGATGTTTTAGACTACTCAAACGCCGTTGACATAGCTGAAAAAGGGCACTGAATTAATCGATTGCTTTTCTTCCTCCCAAGCTATTCCCTCAAACAGAGCGACCCCGGTTCCCGCCAAAGCTGGCGTTTCCGAGCTGCCAGTGGCCAATTGCACCTCGACCAATGGGAAACCAGCAGCCAACATCACGTGGATTTCTAATCTGCCTGGCAACTATACGTCAGTCCAGACTAAAAACGACAATGGGACGATCACGGTTACCAGCCAGTACAAAATGGCACCGAGTAGCTCCGCAAATGGTCAAAAGGTGGCGTGTGCTATATCCCATTCGGCATTAAACAGCACAGAGAATCTCATGGTAGAATTATTAATCCTCTGTAAGTGCAGCGTGCAAAGACAAATAATCCAATTCTAAGCGTAATATTGTTGAAATAGAAGGCAGCCAAACAGGACAAGGTTTGAAACTGGCTCATTGAGTGTGTTGACTGTTTCTAGACATCTATGAAtccagtatttctgggaggtttaatATGACTGGTTTTAATTGCCGTCCCTCTATTTGTCAACTCCTTCTGAATACATTTAATAAGCCCTAAATCAATTAATTCTTCAGGGGTTCAGATTTATGGAAGCTTGCATTCTTTTAATAAGGTGAAGATTAGATGACTTGCTCCCGGTAATTCTGGGTCATTTTAACTTTGAACGGGAGCGCTGCGTGGGACGTGaaggttgctatataaatgcaagttgttgttatcttGCAAAATGGACGCTGTCGCATGGGCCGGCCGTTGTGCGTCCTGCCCAATCCTGCTTTCCACTGAAGTCGTTGGTTGCGGCAAAGGGCGGAAGCTGCCGATTGGCCAAGTTTTTGCACGACCGCTCAATGCAAGCTTCGTCTCCTCAGGGTCTTTGCTGAGGCACTTTGTGTTGGCTAATTATCCTGAGAGAAGCTACATGACCCCACTTCTGACTTCAGTTAGCAGAACACCCAGCAGATTCCATGGTATGAATAGAACTGTCGCACGTTTTCTTTGCCATTTTCGTTCATGGTCCATCCAACATTAAAGCCAAACAATGGGATTCCGTATTTGGACGGCCCATAGTTTACTGCCATTGTGGTCGTTTGCCTTATATTCCGATTGATTTAAATTTGATTATCTGATACGTTGGATGCACTGACTACATGAGCCCAACCATTTTCCTCTATAGATCCACCGGAAGTGACCATAACAGGGTATGATGGGAATTGGAGTGAAAATACAAGGGATGTTTCCCTCGAATGTGTCGCCAATGCCAATCCCCCAGCAACAAATTACTCTTGGCAAGGGTAAATAAGTGTTGGATTTATTAAGGATTTCATTGTGTACATTTTCAAAAAGGGTACAGACAATGGATGGCTGAGATAATTGTATGTTTTCAGCCCCTTTGCGATGTGGTTGTTCAACTGAGAAAAGAAAACTATGAAAATTGTTGACTTATCACTATTCAGGGCAACGTTTGCGAAAATGTGTTGGAAAAACACAGGGAAATTCAGGACGTTAAGCAGAGCGAGCTTTTCAAGACAGGGGAACCTTCCCTCTTAATCAAGGTAGTACGAACGGAGAAAGGGAGATTTGGTGTGTGTAAGATAATCGGGCACGCACTTTGTTTTTTAATGAAGGAGGCTATGGGGGTAATTTTAATTAACCCGGTTTAGCGGGAAACTAATGTGTTTGGGTTGAACACAGGTTTTGCACCCTGTCTGAGACTATGGAGAGTAAAATCGAGCGGGATCTGAACCCGCCGGTTTCCCGCCCTGTGATTGGGTTAAAATTGCCCTAGCGTCTCCTAATAGGTAGTGCACAGAGTTTGGACCAAGCAGCCGGAATAATTTTAAGCTTTTtttgttggggtgggggaggtggtgcagAGTGGAGGCGATGGTGTGAAACAGGCAATATGGAACTGGTCGTCCCATTATACACCGCGCCTGATATTCCTCACCAATGCACTCAGTGGAAGCTGCAATCCGCAGGAGCCTATAATGGGTGGCCAACTCTATACAGACCAAAGTTCAAACTACCCAacttaagatagtcaccaagacatATCTAAAATGTGAATTTATCAAGATTACCTTCGTTTGCCTGTTTTCCAAGATTACCAGAAAGACTACAGACTGAAAATGCTAAAATATACATCAAGAAAGTGAGCAGTCTTATGAATGGAAACTGGACCTGCGAAGCGACCAATTCCGTTGGGACAGGGAAGAGTGAAGTGGAGATAATATTCCTAGAAGCCAGCAATGCAGGTACATGTTAATGAACTGCAGTGAAAAGCGCCGGATTCATTCCATTTTGTGAATTAAAGCAAAGGAGGCGGCTTTTCATGAAAGATTCGGCCAGAAATCGTTGAATTTGGCGAATGAGCTCACTTTGGAACGGCTGGAGGTCACGAAAGGCGCCATATAAAGGCAATTCCTTCATTCCAATGGATGAATGAGCCACAGACTGGTACAGGAGGATACCTTTTTCCTTCAGCTAccatttctccacattcagtcagtCTGGGTGCGGTTGCTTCATTTGCTGTTGTAACTTTTGGCCGGCCTGAATAGTTAAGTGTGTAACAATGTGAAAGTCTTTTCCCAACGCCCTATATTTTGCCAAAGGGAAGACAAAAGCCGATTTTGCTGCTCGCATGCCTCCCATTGCAGGGTTGTTTGGGCGTAGCGAGTACAATAGACCATTTTGAGAGCACACCGCATGTATCCCTTCAGGCAATCTAATCCCATTGATTATATCATGCTGAACTGCCTGCCCTAGCTATCAGGACCAGTAGGAAAATAATTAATTCGGAATTGAATCTTGAATGAATGACATTGCTGTTGTACTTCCACATTGATTCATTCCTGTTTGAGGTTCTCCTTGTTCAATGCTAATGACATCTCCCACCAAGAGTGGCTATCAACCTGgagagagaggcggtgacacaataATTTCTGCTCCCAATAAATTTAATGAACCTACATAACATATCCCTATGCTTAGATTTCTATTTTGAATTGCACATTACATATTCCTTTCAAATGTATTTTCCCAGATGAAAATTTAAGCAAGATCCACATCATCATAGTAGTCGCTGTTATTGTGTGTGTTGTAAGTGTGCCGACCCTGACGTTAACGTGGAGGAAGAGACGAATTCAAGGTAAGTGTCAAGAAACAGTCCAGAAAGTGACCCTATATATGTCACGGGAAGACGAGTAACTCGAACACAATTTTGACCGGCGTTATTGCATTGGCCGCCTGTTACAGGCCGCCCTTGATAGGCCTTGGAgcctgctgtggctcagttggtacctctctcacctctgagtcaccagTTGCCAGGCTCACGTCCCATTCCAGGGGGCGGGAGCACAGAAGTCGAGGCTGTACActccagtgctgagggagcgctgcactgccggaggtgctgcCTTTCCGATGAGGCAATAAACAGAGGCtcctctgcctgcttgggtggaggtaaaggatcccaaggcactatttcgaggaagaacagtggagttctccccggtgtcctgttaGATATTCTCCACTCAGCCAGCCTCACAATAAAGCagcttagctggtcattatcacattgctgtttgtgggagcttgctgtgcacacaatgGCTGCCGCCTTTCCTGCTTTCCAACTGACTGCACTTGGAAAACAGGTGCCGCAAAGCACTTGGAGACGTTCGGTGGTcgggaaaggcgctatataaatgcaagctactgGAATTGCTTATCAGGAGGGGTGTATATTGACCAGTCAATTGGACAACCTCTGAAATGAATGTCGACCCCTTATATCTGCAGGATTGTGAAACCTTGTTGATtttgacagggaagggatggtattcACACAAAGAGCGGTTGTTAAGTAAACCTCATTTCCAAATGAAATGGGACTATTTTGACTGTCTCGTTTGGCAAATTTtcgattaatcacttcacattatgCTGTTCTTCCAATTTCACAGAAGCAGTTGTTTACCATAACGTCAATAGCTCCCAAACTCTGGTAAGTTAAATCCAAAGTTTATCTTTCCAGTTTCCATTGTCATCCCATTGTTCCAAATGATTGGCGCTTTTTTTTTTTGGGTGTACATTGTGACCTGTATTCCTGGATATTTAGCATCGACTGGAAGGAGGGCAGAAAGGAAAACCAGAAGTGGATGCCCTGGGATTTCCTTTTGCCTCAATTCaatggcaggaacagcagcaagttCTGTTCCAGGTTTTATCATGGGCCCAAGCAGTATTTCCTCTGTGCTTTTATGCAGGCGATGCTTTACACTCAAGTGCAAACGTCCACAATATACCCCGTTTAAGCATACCATTTCATACAGATGCACTTTGGATCCGCCTCTGCATctcgagtctaaaaccaaagggcgGGATTTTCCGAACGGTAGGCTTGTTGGAAAGCTGAGTGCATTTATGGCACTGGGTGGAAAGCCACTGGAAGCGGTTTTCCCACAAGCCACGCCACGTTCAGGAAATTCAGCCCATAACCAGCGAATTGCATGGACGGAGCGTCCGTCCAATGAATGGAATATCGGGCGCCCCCCGGGCGATTGCGCCCGTTTTGAACTGGCCCCAGGGTGGATTTCCAGCCGGTTATTTGCCTCTTTTTCAAGCACTTGACCCATGTCCTGTGGGTTTCTGACAATTTCTGCTGTTGTTTCAAGTGACCTCTGCCCTTACTGGTCTGAAATAGAAGTTTGACAACATGCTTTCTCCCCACCACAGGAAGAACAGAGGATTGTTTATGCGTCGCTGGATTTCAATGTACCGGCGAAGCATTTTGCTGCCCAAAGGGAAGAGGAGAGAACGGTGTACGCAGATGTCAAATACAGCCAGAGTTAATTTCGCTTCACTTCCTGAAATGCAATGGACATGAAACTGCTGTTGCATCACATGTGCAGTGAAGTCAAAGGGTACCATGTGTTTTCATGTTAATACAATAAATCCGGTGTCAACTCGGCTTGTTCATTCCGGCTCCTGTGCCTCTGGCTGTTGGATCACCTGGGGGGAAAAAAATACAAGAAAATCGGGCGAGACTGAGCGCACCGCCTGATGTGAAGTCAGTCTGGTAACATTTCATGAAAAATTCCAGGAAGCACTGCTATTATTTAAAGCCTTTTTTTCCAGCCTTCAGCAGCACGCTTTTAATCAggggatttttaaaaaactttgttCTTAAAACCACTTCTCTTTCTGATACTCATGTCTGTTCGCTGCTAAGTTTCATTCTTAATGAGTTCTTGCACAGTTCAAAGACCAGCTTCCCTTTCAGGGTTTTTATTTCGTGATATACAGAGCATCAATTTACAAAGTAAAGCTTGTCAATTTTTTCGCTACAAACTTTTgaagaagtgttttttttttttgcgTTGGCCATCCCTCGTTTGGGCCTAGAGCTGATGCTGAGACTATTTTTTTAACCACTGGGTAGTGAATAGAACTGACTGGATTAGCAGgcagttcagagggcagttcacagtcaaccatgttggtgtgagaCTCTACCCAATTGCTGCTTAACTTCATGCATTCCATGTCAGAAAACCTCAATCCATTTTCTTTCAACTTCGGATGGTCGCGGAAGTGGGGTTAGCAACcattctctctgcacctccatctccccaccaggatggtttgagggctctccgcttcttccttgagcagaggcccaaccagtccccatccaccaccaccctcctccgcctggctgaacttgttctcacattgaacaacttctccttcaactcctcgcacttccttcatgtaaaaggtgttgctatgggtacccatatgggtcctagttgtgcctgtctttttgtgggatatgtcgaacattccttgttccagtcctactcaggtcccctctccccaactgtttttccggtacattgatgactgtattggtgccgtttcctgatcCCGCCCCAAaccggaaaactttatcaactttgcttctaatttccacccttctctcacctttacatggtccaactccgacacttcccttcccttcctccccttctctgtctccatctccggggataggctgtctactaatatccattatcagcccaccgactcccacagctacctcgactgcacttcttcacaccctgcctcctgtacagactccattccattctcccagtttctccatctccgacgcatctgctctgatgatgctaccttccatgacggtgcttctgatatgtcttcctttttcctcaaccgaggattcacccacactgttgttgacagggccctcaaccgtgtctggcccatttcccgtacctctgccctcaacacttcccctccctcctagaactgtgacagggttctccttgccctcactttccaccccatcagcctccatatccaaaggatcatcctctgccatttccgccacctccagcatgatgccactaccaaacgcattttcccctcccttcccctgtcagcattccgaagggatcattccctcggcgacaccctggtccactcctccattaccccaaccacctcatccctgtcccatggcaccttcccctgcaatcgcaggagatgtaatacctgcccatttacctcctctctcctcactatcccaggccccaaacactcctttcaggtgaagcagcgatttacttgtacttctttcaatgtcgtatactgtattcactgctcacaatgtggtctctgctacattggggagaccaaacgcagactgggtgactgctttgcggaacacctccgcttagtctGAAAGCACGACCCCAAGCTTccatttgcttgccatttcaacactccccccttgctctcatgctcacatctctgtcctgggacttctgcagtattccagtgaacatcaacacaagctcgaggaacagcatctcatttaccgattaggcacactacaacctgccggactaaacattgagttcaatcatttcagaacatgactccaccaccaccaaccccccacccctcccccccccccccccccacaattttactttctatttttagttattttttcttctttgtatttttttttgtttattttattttattttatcttagtttgttcagtttgcttacccactgtttttttcatgtttgtacttgctgctgttcaattttcagtccgttaacaccctatctgtactttgtctttcaacaccattaacatattgtttgcctttgctccctgaccttctggtcagccctctgtgaccttgtcctatttacaccttctcctttgttatctcttgccccacccccaactttacttgcttataacctttcacatttctaatatttgtcagttctgacctgaaacgttaactctgcttctctctccacagatgctgccagacctggtgagtatttccagcatctcttgtttttattaccgACGATCTTCCGCCAAACACTCCCCAGCGGTTACTTTGAGAATTGCAGATACATATGAACAAACAGGGGAGTTGGAAGGAGTTAACAATATTAATAGTATGAATTGGCTGCCGGATGTCATAGTTTAAAATTAATTGACAACTACGCGGAGACAGGCACAATAATAATTCCTATCAAATAGAGGCAAGCCGGTTTAGCAATCTTCCGCTGATTTCCGGTCCCTATGTCGGTGCTAACCAATTTCAATCGACATacgaatatacgaacatacgaattaggagcaggagtaggccactcggcccctcgagtctgccctggcattcaataagttcatggctgaactgatttctccacattaccacctacccaccACTCCCctcataacctttcacccccttgcttatcaagaatctatctacatctgccttaaaaatattcaaagactctgcttccaccgccttctgaggaagagagttccaaagattcacgaccctctgagagaaaagcaaTTGTCCccatctctgtgttaaatgggcgacccgttatttttaaacagtgacccctggttctcgattctcccacaaaggggaaacatcttttccacatccacatcTACTTCATTGGTACTAATATAACTGAATCTGTTCAGTTTCCTTGTCTGATATTGCGACATCAATCCAGTTAGTTTGAAACATTCAGCCGAGCTGAGATCATTTCTGTTTTCAATTTAAAACGGAAGCACTCTCATCCTATCAATTGTCTCAAGGCAATAGCGGAACTATGTCTGCTGCCAATGTTTAGACCGACTGCTGTTAAACTAGTGTGAGGAAATCCACTGTTCTGGGCGAGATTTGAATGTAAGGTCGTTCCCTCGTCTCTTTATCTCGGAACAATTCAAACGCAACGGCGACTGGCGAAGGATGTGCGCGGGTTACGTTTTACACCGTGAGGAAGAACGTTCAAACAATTACAACTGAACTGCACCCGGTGTCGGCAATGAGTGTAGTTGCCCTTGTTTCGTTTCTCCAACTCGTTCTTTCCCCAGGTAGGTTTGGTTGGCGCAAGTTAGCATTCCTGTTAGTCCACACACGAACTAGCTCGTTCACACCTGCAACCACAGGTGAATCTTGAGATATTGCCCCCTTGAAGGTGTCCTTCGTTACTTTCAGCCCATTGTTTGGGAGGTCGAAGTGCATTCGTTTCCAGGTATCTCACTATTCCGTTCCTGTATCATTCTAAAGGTGGACAGTAGTAGTAAATATTAATTGGTTGTGGACATACAACCTATTTGATAGAAGAGGTGTGATAACTTGGAAGGCTAGTTGTTGGCGAACCAATATTATGAATCAATATTGGTATATCTCCACTCCCTCTCATGGTTGCTAATTTATATGTTTatctatatgtgtgagtgtgtatgttagTTGATATTTGTAAATCGGGGTAAAATGTACTGTTGGGGATCTGGGCCTTGGTTGCTGACTTTTCTATACTTTCCTCTCGTGTTGTATTGCACTGAGTTGTATTGCACTGTGCAGTCACAGTTCACTGCCGGCCAAACCACGCCATAATGGTTAAAATGAATAAAATCTTCTCAGTGCCTCAAGCTAGAAAACCTCCAGGCTATTGGTGGCACACGGTCAAATTTTGACCATTGTGTGTGATATGTTACCGCCCCAGATCTGAACCAATTGACAAATATAGCAAGGTCACTCATTCAAATGGAGGCGCTCATTAATGATGTGTTTGGAGGCAGCTCTGAAGACCACTGCTGTGAACTTGTTCCACACCGTTTGTTGAAACCGTCCTCTTTGCAGATGTTACTGCTTCTTGGCCTAATCACCTGGGCACCAACCTTGTGAACAGTTGGCCAGCCAATGTAGCTCAAGTACCTTGTCATGGCTTTGCAAGGCCCAGGGAAATACCTCAAAGACACCTGGTTGCCAATTTCTGATACTGCTGATTTATATCAGTACTGGGCGGCCATGGCAAATGCCACGTTTCCGACATAATACCAGTGACTAATGATTCAGACAACAGTGCATTGGCCCTAAAGCGTTTTGGGACTACCCAAAGCTGTAGGTGGTACCACATCAATgtaaatctatctatctatctatctatctatctatctatctatctatctatctatctatctatctatctatctacctgtctctgtctgtctgtctgtctctgtctgtctgtctgtctctatctctttctgtctgtctgtctatctatctgtctgtctgtctctctgtctgtctgtctctctctttctgtctgtgtctatctatctatctatccatctatctatctatctatctgtctgtctgactctctgtctgtctatctctctctctttctgtctgtgtctgtctgtctatctatctatctatctatctatctatctatctatctatctatctatctctctctctctctctctttctgtctgtctgtctatctatctatctatctatctatctatctgtctgtctgactctctgtctgtctgtctctctctctctttctgtctgtgtctgtctatctatctatctatctatctatctatctatctatctatctatctatctatctatctatctatctgtctctctctctctctttctgtctgtctgtctatctatctatctatccatctatcctccTTTCTTTCAGCTTTAGTCTCCACAGTCATCTAATTCCATGTTGAAGCAGATGCGAAGGGCACTTTGGGCCGTTCTGATCTTTCTTTAACGTCAGCAGTATCCCAATAATCTTGTGCTAGATAACATATGTGCCCAGTAGCTCGGCCTCCTGCTTTATAACTCTTCATCGAGCGATGGATGGGCTTCCTCCCGCCCGGGTGTGAGATGTGGGGCCAGACTGTGAGGCAGATGTGCACAGGATGTGAAGCAGCTGCAGCGAAGGAGGTTTCTAACCCGCTATTTGAGTATCCTGAAAGGACAGTCGGCCTCATGGTTTGTGGCTTTGTCAAAGACCCTATCATGAGAAGGTAGATTAAGCTGCCTGTTGAGGTCGCTTTGTGGCAGGGGACATGGCTGTTTAGAACATCATTGGGGCTGACATGGCCCAAACTTGTGTCAGTTCGGTTCGCCGTGCCGAAAATGGGTATCCCTCATAAAGTCGAGAATGTACTGAGATTTGGGACGATTCCGACTGGATTGTGTTCCTTCAAGGCCAAGTATGAGATC
This window of the Heterodontus francisci isolate sHetFra1 chromosome 39, sHetFra1.hap1, whole genome shotgun sequence genome carries:
- the LOC137352920 gene encoding nectin-1-like yields the protein MTLLVWISSACIALLSVTASNSITVNESLTALVGREVMLPCQIPKHTKFVQLSWIKAAEKKALVVYNPWYGMQFSNEEYSRRIVFRNHSLQDGSIVIKSLEIQDGGYYSCQLALFPQGSQIKRISLTILAIPSNRATPVPAKAGVSELPVANCTSTNGKPAANITWISNLPGNYTSVQTKNDNGTITVTSQYKMAPSSSANGQKVACAISHSALNSTENLMVELLILYPPEVTITGYDGNWSENTRDVSLECVANANPPATNYSWQGLPERLQTENAKIYIKKVSSLMNGNWTCEATNSVGTGKSEVEIIFLEASNADENLSKIHIIIVVAVIVCVVSVPTLTLTWRKRRIQEAVVYHNVNSSQTLEEQRIVYASLDFNVPAKHFAAQREEERTVYADVKYSQS